One segment of Penaeus vannamei isolate JL-2024 chromosome 3, ASM4276789v1, whole genome shotgun sequence DNA contains the following:
- the LOC138866402 gene encoding testis-specific H1 histone-like: SPSLSLPPSLPLSLSPSLSLARSRSHTLARSRSHTLACSRLHTLARSHAQTRPRSRSHTLARSRSHTLARSRSHTLARSRSHTLARSRSHTLARSRSHTLARSRSHTLARSRSHTLARSRSHTLARSRSHTLARSRSHTLARSRLHTLARSHAQTRPRSRSR; this comes from the exons tctccctctctctccctccctccctccctccctctctccctctctccctctctctcc CTCGCCCGCTCACGCTCGCATACTCTCGCCCGCTCACGCTCGCATACTCTCGCCTGCTCACGCTTGCATACTCTCGCccgctcacacgcacaaacacgccccCGCTCACGCTCGCATACTCTCGCCCGCTCACGCTCGCATACTCTCGCCCGCTCACGCTCGCATACTCTCGCCCGCTCACGCTCGCATACTCTCGCCCGCTCACGCTCGCATACTCTCGCCCGCTCACGCTCGCATACTCTCGCCCGCTCACGCTCGCATACTCTCGCCCGCTCACGCTCGCATACTCTCGCCCGCTCACGCTCGCATACTCTCGCCCGCTCACGCTCGCATACTCTCGCCCGCTCACGCTCGCATACTCTCGCCCGCTCACGCTTGCATACTCTCGCccgctcacacgcacaaacacgccccCGCTCACGCTCACGC
- the LOC113829992 gene encoding dipeptidyl peptidase 8, translating to MPRITNGGGGVARGAGGSTGGSLNWREVHQRVRELRRTFLHLSVKTPTDVTFRRLSPTQLRCYFLLSPGQGRESTLFYADINLDTTWCSKLVYQEVLESGHSFLWRRTSREEQLLSERRRISTWGITNYELHPASGTLVFPASSTIFQCVHPERPTGPVSPRELPSCQVRLNPQICPANPNLIAFAARYDIYLYNTKTGEEKRVTHVHSGSGRLEYDPKSAGMPSYVMQEEFTRYQGYWWQPVSPVSSLLTILKCHGCCGPSTFETSVCSIPLLVSGRRLFSSTSSGFIYMGFRHMRTHMLAAHGFCVVSIDSRGSDNRGVGFQAHLVNRMGTVEIEDQVEVLQLLAGQCDYMDLTRLAVTGWSYGGYLSLMALAQRPDIFKVAIAGAPVVSWGLYDTGYTERYMDLPTVNPEGYRNGSVLSYVNNLPDEENRLLIVQGMIDENVHFSHTNQLIQALIKAGKPYQLQIYPHERHCLRQLDSNEHYETKLLSFLLNNL from the exons CGGGAGCTGAGGAGGACCTTCCTACACCTCTCTGTCAAGACTCCCACTGATGTGACCTTCCGGCGCCTCAGCCCAACACAGCTGCGATgttacttcctcctctctccaggcCAGGGACGAGAATCTACCCTTTTCTATGCAGACATTAATCTTGACACT ACTTGGTGTAGCAAACTGGTTTACCAGGAGGTTTTGGAGTCAGGACACTCTTTCCTATGGCGCCGCACCTCCAGGGAAGAGCAGCTACTTAGTGAGCGTCGGCGCATATCTACATGGGGAATCACTAACTATGAGTTGCATCCTGCATCTGGAACCCTTGTCTTCCCAGCGTCATCCACTATCTTCCAGTGTGTACATCCTGAGAGACCT ACTGGCCCTGTCAGTCCCAGAGAGTTGCCAAGCTGTCAAGTGCGACTCAACCCTCAGATCTGCCCAGCAAATCCAAACCTCATTGCTTTTGCTGCCCGATATGACATATACTTGTATAATACTAAAACAG gggaagagaagagagtaactCATGTCCACAGTGGTAGTGGGCGTCTTGAATATGACCCTAAGAGTGCAGGAATGCCCTCTTATGTCATGCAAGAGGAATTTACGCGGTACCAGGGTTACTGGTGGCAACCTGTATCTCCAG TCTCATCATTGTTGACCATTTTgaaatgccatggctgttgtggaccaagcACCTTTGAGACATCTGTCTGTAGCATTCCCTTATTAGTAAGTGGACGGAGGTTGTTTtcctccactagtagcggcttcatttatatg ggCTTTAGACACATGAGAACTCACATGTTAGCAGCTCATGGTTTCTGTGTTGTGAGCATAGATTCCCGTGGGTCAGATAACAGAGGTGTTGGATTCCAGGCTCATCTTGTGAATCGTATG GGAACAGTGGAAATAGAAGACCAAGTGGAGGTCCTACAGCTTCTTGCTGGACAATGTGATTATATGGATCTCACACGACTTGCAGTGACTGGCTGGTCATATGGTGGCTACCTCTCCCTTATGGCTCTAGCTCAGCGTCCTGATATCTTTAA GGTAGCAATAGCTGGAGCTCCGGTTGTATCATGGGGCCTCTATGACACTGGCTACACAGAACGCTACATGGATTTGCCCACAGTTAACCCTGAGGGTTACCGCAATGGCTCCGTCCTCTCTTATGTCAACAACCTCCCAGATGA AGAGAATCGGTTGCTCATCGTCCAGGGGATGATTGATGAGAATGTTCACTTTTCTCACACAAATCAACTTATCCAAGCTCTCATCAAGGCGGGCAAACCCTACCAGCTTCAG attTACCCCCACGAGCGCCACTGCTTGCGTCAGCTTGACTCGAATGAACATTATGAAACCAAGCTGCTCTCTTTCCTCTTAAATAACCTATGA